From Pempheris klunzingeri isolate RE-2024b chromosome 18, fPemKlu1.hap1, whole genome shotgun sequence, a single genomic window includes:
- the LOC139218078 gene encoding uncharacterized protein → MAKYISELDVSLDAAEEQLLQSQGFLKINTDLNKGAGGNYIYLWYKTGTVPITKLQVTFNDGMAVGLIDARYTKIPKNLNAGTKGDGIYLWYFRGSGEYDTPIVDIDVTADPKSEAHKFALGYEKLACDLNRKAQGNWIHIWVKREKQTYISDVTVTDSYELDSGNFKAGFIRVDEDTNRDAGGKFVFIWYRQTTNSQNALTDVNVSTNDAEYQSLQQQQYKQVSVDLNEGTGGNREYLWFKTDQVKKPIKAITLLLSSVIVPDYQKAGVTVIKRNLNTGNNGCVEFLCVYQ, encoded by the coding sequence ATGGCCAAGTACATCTCAGAACTTGATGTGTCCCTTGATGCAGCTGAAGAGCAATTGCTCCAATCACAAGGCTTCCTGAAAATCAATACTGATCTGAACAAAGGGGCAGGAGGAAATTACATCTATCTTTGGTACAAAACTGGCACAGTGCCAATCACCAAGCTGCAAGTTACATTCAACGATGGCATGGCTGTTGGATTGATTGATGCCCGGTACACAAAGATCCCTAAAAATCTCAATGCAGGAACAAAAGGTGATGGCATCTACCTTTGGTACTTCAGAGGGTCCGGAGAGTACGATACTCCAATCGTGGACATTGATGTCACTGCAGATCCAAAAAGTGAAGCCCACAAGTTTGCCCTTGGCTATGAGAAACTGGCCTGTGATCTGAACCGTAAGGCTCAAGGGAACTGGATCCACATCTgggtgaagagagagaagcagacatACATCTCTGATGTCACTGTCACTGATTCCTACGAATTAGACAGCGGCAACTTCAAGGCAGGTTTCATCCGTGTGGATGAAGATACCAATAGAGATGCAGGAGGAAAGTTTGTCTTCATCTGGTACCGTCAGACCACCAACTCCCAGAATGCACTCACTGATGTGAACGTCTCCACCAATGATGCTGAATATCAGAGCCTTCAGCAGCAACAATACAAGCAAGTGAGTGTTGACCTCAACGAGGGGACCGGAGGTAACAGGGAATACCTGTGGTTCAAGACAGACCAGGTCAAGAAACCCATCAAGGCCATCACCCTGCTTCTCTCTTCAGTTATTGTTCCTGATTACCAGAAGGCTGGTGTCACCGTCATTAAAAGAAATCTCAACACAGGTAATAATGGCTGCGTTGAGTTCCTGTGTGTCTATCAGTGA
- the sccpdhb gene encoding saccharopine dehydrogenase b, translated as MAAVTSSRPYHLIVFGATGFTGQFVVEEVARCAAESPGEGSLKWAVAGRSRQRLEEVLKGAAERLTMPELRTDIEIIVADVSVEESLSIMCQQGVVILNCVGPYRFYGEPVVKACVENGAHYVDICGEPQFLEHMQLEYHSKALDRGVYVIGSCGFDSIPADLGILYTQRQFKGTLTAVESFLKISSGPEGSCGHDATWQSAVFGFAHSGSLRQLRKKFGHKPLPVVGAKVKERGFMFFSKEIEQYTIPFMGSDRSVVKRTQRFLYEEEQQSPVQYCAYVGIGGLFSVVKLLCGGLLFWFMVKFRLGRKLLTTFPSFFSFGLFTKSGPTMKQIEDTCFSLTFFGEGYSEGTDPTQGRPNATICTQVIGAEPGYVATVSAMVQAAVTLLNELHSLPRRGGVYTPGAAFYKTSLIDRLQNHSIKFSVRNSQ; from the exons ATGGCGGCTGTAACCTCCAGCAGACCGTACCACCTCATCGTTTTCGGTGCCACCGGGTTCACCGGGCAGTTTGTCGTGGAGGAGGTCGCCCGATGCGCCGCGGAGAGTCCCGGTGAGGGCTCCCTGAAGTGGGCCGTGGCCGGGAGAAGCAGACAGcgcctggaggaggtgttgaAAGGAGCCGCGGAGAGGCTGA CTATGCCAGAGCTGAGGACGGACATTGAGATCATCGTTGCTGATGTGTCTGTCGAGGAATCGCTGTCCATCATGTGCCAGCAAGGCGTGGTGATCCTCAACTGTGTGGGACCC TACAGATTTTACGGCGAACCAGTGGTCAAAGCTTGCGTAGAAAATGGAGCTCACTACGTAGACATCTGTGGGGAGCCTCAG TTCCTAGAGCACATGCAGCTGGAGTACCACTCTAAGGCCTTGGACAGAGGAGTGTATGTGATTGGCAGCTGTGGTTTTGACTCCATACCGGCAGATCTGGGTATCCTCTACACACAGCGGCAGTTTAAAG ggacgctgacagctgtgGAGAGCTTCCTGAAAATTAGCAGTGGGCCTGAG GGGTCGTGTGGCCACGATGCCACTTGGCAGTCGGCCGTGTTTGGCTTCGCACACAGCGGATCCCTCCGCCAGCTGAGGAAGAAGTTTGGCCACAAGCCGCTGCCTGTGGTGGGAGCCAAAGTCAAAGAGAG gggttttatgtttttcagcAAGGAGATTGAGCAGTACACTATCCCATTTATGGGTTCGGACCGCTCGGTAGTCAAGAGAACCCAGCGTTTCCTTTATGAGGAGGAACAACAGTCACCA gTCCAGTACTGCGCCTACGTCGGGATTGGTGGCCTCTTCTCAGTAGTTAAGCTCCTGTGTGGCGGTCTATTGTTCTGGTTCATGGTCAAATTCAGACTGGGCAGGAAACTCCTCACTACG TTTCCATCATTCTTCTCCTTTGGCTTGTTCACCAAGTCCGGTCCAACCATGAAGCAG ATAGAAGACACCTGTTTCAGCCTGACTTTTTTCGGGGAGGGCTACTCAGAGGGCACGGATCCCACTCAGGGCCGACCCAACGCTACCATCTGCACTCAGGTCATAGGAGCAG AGCCTGGTTATGTTGCTACAGTTTCTGCTATGGTCCAAGCAGCCGTGACGCTGCTGAATGAACTTCACTCTCTCCCCAGGAG GGGAGGGGTGTACACTCCAGGAGCTGCCTTCTATAAAACCAGCCTCATCGACCGCCTTCAGAACCACAGCATCAAGTTCTCTGTCAGAAACTCCCAGTAG
- the cnstb gene encoding consortin, connexin sorting protein b, with amino-acid sequence MGNKNAIPPKGPDTGEWMCTDSATGSASRDGPLGPSPELLASLQSLRENSDFTLLPHSLHQIAEAYSLKEDYQWAIQFLQLEKLYHERLLSNLAALQENWESQWREKSSAESSLASEVDGISQKHIETLQQICRTHCRPSVSEEQKTLNAALKDIQSRNDTLQPCHDNVNLPETTQQGEEQEQATGRREVRRRRKQE; translated from the exons ATGGGTAACAAGAACGCCATCCCGCCGAAAGGTCCCGACACCGGGGAATGGATGTGCACAGACAGTGCCACAG GAAGTGCCTCCAGAGATGGACCGCTGGGGCCGAGCCCAGAGCTGCTGGCCTCCCTGCAGTCCCTCAGAGAAAACAGTGACTTCACACTGCTGCCACACTCCCTACACcag ATTGCAGAGGCGTACTCGCTCAAAGAGGACT ACCAGTGGGCCATCCAGTTCCTACAGCTGGAGAAGCTCTACCATGAGCGTCTGCTCTCCAACCTCGCCGCCCTGCAGGAGAACTGGG AGAGCCAGTGGAGGGAGAAGAGCAGCGCTGAAAGCAGTTTGGCCTCTGAGGTGGACGGCATCAGTCAGAAACACATCGAGACCCTGCAGCAGATCTGCAGGACACACTGCAG ACCCTCCGTCAGTGAGGAACAG AAGACGCTGAATGCAGCGCTGAAAGACATTCAGAGCAGGAACGACACACTACAACCCTGCCATGATAACG TTAACCTGCCTGAAACAACACAGCAGGGTGAAGAACAAGA ACAGGCCAccgggaggagggaggtgaggaggaggaggaagcaggagtaG